The nucleotide window GTAGCACGTGTCAATATAGGGACAAGAACAACGATGGCAGACATTGGCGCCACCATGAGCGATTACTTCAATTTGCCGCCAACCGACCAGGGGGACAGTTTTCTTGGACAGATCATGAAGAAGGAATAAAACGGTGGTACTAGGATTCCTTTTGCTCTTTTTGTGTTGCGGAATTATAATCAGTCTTACCGCAAAGTATAAACACGACAACAATAATAGTGCAGACGTCCCGCTCCCAGTGAGAAACAGGAACTTCATTGGGAGCGGAATAAATTTTGTATCATTTGTCATAATCGCAAAAGGCCTGAGCACAATTACATTGGTGCTCAGGCTCTTTCTATTATCATCTGGATATTACTTATACCACCTGTTTAAGATCTCAACAAGCTTATAAACAGTTGTTGATGGGTTATCATTATATGGGTCTGGTGGATTATAGCTATTTACTAAGCGGGCAGCATATCGAATTGCAAGATTTTGATCTCCGAATTGTTGTAATTTTTGAAAGATAAATGGGTCGTTTTTTTGGTAATCTTCTTGGATATGATGTGAGATTTTATCACCATAATCACTTCGGGAGATACCTGTATTTAAATATTCAAAATGAAGAACATACCATAATTCAAAAGCTTCATTTGAATAGGCGACCTTAAAATCTCTTGCCTCCGCTTTTTGAAGAGCTCCATTAAATCTATAGGCAGGAAAACTATCTCTGTCAAATACACACCAAACCTGGTCGAATATCTTGCCTTTAGCCTTTTCTGAAGTTTGAATACTTATTGCTTTATCGACTACTGTTAATGGGTCACCTCCGCACCCTTCAATTGTTAGGTTCGTTAATTTAAATCCATGGAAATAATTTGGTTCAGATTTTGTTCCTTCACAAACAATTAGAATTAAATCCCGATCTTCTCCCTTTTTCCCCGTTTTTCTTCTATAATCTGCAACTTTTCGAGCTGCTTTTCTTTTTTTAAAAAGATCATCACTCCCCAATATCTACACCCTCTTTATCATTCTTAATAAACTGGAAGGTGCCAATATACGGAATGGACCCATATTTGCCAAGTAAGTAGTCTTTTTCATAAGAGGCGTCATTTCGAACTTTGTAATCAACAAGAGAATATAAATCAGTAGCCCCATATTGGTCTTTTTCAGTAAACCAAATTTGGTCTCTTCTAAACGTATCCTTACTTAGAAGGTTAGTATCATGAGAATTAAAAATTAATTGAGCGTTTTTGTTGTTATACTCTTTGGAATTAAATAACTGAATAATAAACTTGGTTAAAAGAGGATGTAACTTGGCATCCAGTTCATCAACAACCAAAACTTTCGAGTTCTTAAGAGAGTCAATGATAGGACCTAATAATGAAATTAGTTTTCTCGTGCCTTCGGATTCATGCTGAAATAACAGAAACTTCTCAAACCCAATAAATCTATTATCTTCATCAAATTTTTTATGCAAGGTATTTAAGCTTAATTTGTTTACCTTGATTTCTG belongs to Mesobacillus subterraneus and includes:
- a CDS encoding RloB family protein; translated protein: MGSDDLFKKRKAARKVADYRRKTGKKGEDRDLILIVCEGTKSEPNYFHGFKLTNLTIEGCGGDPLTVVDKAISIQTSEKAKGKIFDQVWCVFDRDSFPAYRFNGALQKAEARDFKVAYSNEAFELWYVLHFEYLNTGISRSDYGDKISHHIQEDYQKNDPFIFQKLQQFGDQNLAIRYAARLVNSYNPPDPYNDNPSTTVYKLVEILNRWYK